From the genome of Bactrocera oleae isolate idBacOlea1 chromosome 2, idBacOlea1, whole genome shotgun sequence, one region includes:
- the LOC106621039 gene encoding uncharacterized protein, with amino-acid sequence MLSAKTSILVRSYTLFLLTLVVGVFAQFEWQQRDAFDEIKYRFDKVNGDNCPIQHVSDLYLPEDTVSHKPDIKEININPIFPNRTALLHLHNMAMSRSFFWSYILQSRFIRPAINDTYDPGMMYYFLSTVADVSANPYINASAIYFAPNSSYTSSYRGFFNKTFPRFGPRTFRLDDFNDPIHLQKISTWNTFDVQDLGAHLPDTKSKDYSSDLYKINEWYKTWLPDDVEGRHDTKTTYQVEIRYSNNTNETFTFHGPPGADESPGPVKWTRPYFDCGRSNKWLVSAVVPIADIYPRHTQFRHIEYPKYTAIAVLEMDFERLDINQCPKGEGNKGPNHFANTARCKKETTECEPLHGWGFRRGGYQCRCKPGYRLPNVVRRPYLGEIVERASAEQYYNDYDCLKIGWVQKVPIQWERESYDVREKYLDLHPEYRNYSTGSRALHEEHVNIDQVLKFIHGVNYRTCKNFHPQDLILRGDVGYGAKEQFENEAKMAVRLANFVSAFLQISDPNEVYTGKRVADKPLTEDQMIGETLAIVLGDTKVWSSSMLWERNKFTNRTYFAPHAYKTELNTRKFKVEDLARLNKTHEIYTEKKYFKFLKQRWSTNFDDLETFYLKMKLRHNETGEFMQKYEHYPNSYRAASLKHGYWTQPQFDCNGYVKKWLVTYAAPFFGWDSLKVKLEFKGVVAVSMDMLQLDINQCPDSFYEPNAFKNTHKCDDLTSYCVPIMGRGYETGGYKCECLQGYEYPFEDLITYYDGQLVEAEYQNIVVDKQSRYDTFHCRLAGASALQVATSLLVSLLGLTLILMYKFR; translated from the exons ATGTTGAGCgcaaaaacatcgattttagtACGGAGTTATACTTTGTTTCTGCTGACGCTGGTGGTGGGTGTGTTCGCCCAATTTGAGTGGCAGCAACGCGATGCTTTTGACGAGATAAAATACAGATTTGACAAAGTAAACGGTGATAATTGTCCAATACAACATGTGAGTGATCTATATTTGCCAGAGGACACAGTTTCTCACAAACCGGATATCAAGGAAATCAATATCAATCCGATATTCCCCAATCGGACAGCACTGCTTCATTTGCACAATATGGCTATGAGTCGTAGTTTCTTTTGGAGTTATATTTTACAGTCACGGTTTATACGACCAGCTATAAATGACACCTACGATCCTGGCATGATGTATTATTTCTTGTCTACTGTGGCAGATGTGTCTGCTAATCCCTACATAAACGCGTCTGCTATTTACTTTGCGCCAAACAGCTCATATACGTCCTCCTATCGCGGTTTCTTCAATAAGACGTTCCCACGTTTTGGGCCACGAACATTCCGTTTGGATGATTTTAACGATCCCAtacatttgcaaaaaatttcaacttgGAATACGTTCGATGTACAAGATCTGGGTGCGCATTTGCCAGATACCAAATCAAAGGATTACTCATCAgacttgtataaaataaatgaatggtACAAGACATGGCTGCCAGATGATGTAGAGGGGCGACACGATACGAAAACTACCTATCAAGTTGAGATACGCTATTCGAACAATACAAACGAAACATTTACATTCCACGGCCCACCTGGAGCCGATGAAAGTCCTGGTCCAGTGAAATGGACACGCCCTTACTTTGACTGTGGTCGttctaataagtggcttgtttCAGCTGTTGTACCCATTGCAGATATTTACCCACGCCATACACAATTCAGACACATTGAATACCCCAA ATACACTGCAATTGCAGTGTTGGAAATGGATTTCGAGCGTTTAGACATAAATCAATGTCCGAAGGGCGAGGGCAATAAGGGGCCAAATCATTTTGCCAACACGGCCCGTTGCAAAAAAGAAACTACAGAATGTGAGCCGCTGCACGGTTGGGGCTTCCGGCGTGGCGGCTACCAATGTCGATGTAAGCCCGGTTATCGATTACCGAACGTTGTGAGGCGACCATACCTGGGTGAAATAGTAGAACGAGCGTCGGCAGAACAATATTATAACGATTATGATTGTCTCAAAATTGGAT GGGTGCAAAAGGTGCCAATTCAATGGGAGCGCGAATCATATGATGTGCGTGAGAAATATTTGGATCTACATCCGGAATATCGCAACTATTCTACAGGCTCGCGTGCTTTGCATGAGGAACATGTTAATATCGATCAAGTGCTCAAATTCATTCACGGCGTAAATTACCGCACGTGTAAAAA TTTCCATCCCCAAGATCTGATATTGCGTGGTGATGTGGGTTACGGTGCTAAGGAACAGTTTGAAAATGAAGCTAAAATGGCCGTGCGTTTGGCGAATTTTGTTAGCGCTTTCTTGCAG ATCTCTGATCCCAATGAAGTGTATACCGGCAAACGTGTGGCCGACAAACCGCTGACCGAAGATCAAATGATCGGCGAAACACTGGCCATTGTTCTGGGCGACACAAAGGTCTGGTCGTCTTCTATGCTCTGGGAACGCAACAAATTCACCAACCGCACATATTTTGCACCACACGCATACAAGACCGAATTGAATACACGTAAATTCAAAGTTGAAGATTTGGCACGCCTGAATAAGACGCACGAAATCTACACGGAAAAGAAGTATTTCAAGTTTTTGAAACAACGTTGGTCTACAAATTTCGATGACCTAGAAACGTTCTATTTAAAAATGAAGTTGCGTCACAACGAAACAGGtgaatttatgcaaaaatacgAACATTATCCGAATTCATATCGTGCGGCAAGCTTGAAGCACGGCTATTGGACACAACCACAATTCGACTGTAATGGTTATGTGAAGAAATGGCTCGTGACCTATGCGGCACCCTTTTTCGGCTGGGATAGCCTTAAAGTGAAACTGGAATTTAA gggTGTCGTTGCAGTCTCTATGGATATGTTGCAATTGGATATCAATCAATGTCCCGATTCTTTCTATGAACCGAATGCTttcaaaaatacacacaaatgtGATGATCTCACATcatat TGTGTGCCTATTATGGGTCGTGGCTATGAAACTGGTGGCTACAAATGTGAGTGTCTGCAAGGCTACGAATATCCCTTTGAAGATTTGATCACCTATTACGATGGTCAATTAGTAGAAGCTGAATATCAGAATATCGTAGTCGATAAGCAGTCGCGTTACGATACATTCCACTGCCGTTTGGCTGGTGCATCTGCCCTGCAAGTCGCCACCTCACTACTCGTATCGCTGCTTGGCTTAACACTAATACTAATGTATAAGTTTAGATGA